A window from Chloracidobacterium sp. encodes these proteins:
- a CDS encoding ferredoxin: MASFEDRYPDNVPGMFYVDTQCIDCDVCRDTAPNNFTRNDEGGYSYVYKQPETDEELEQCQEAMDACPVEAIGNDGIVE, encoded by the coding sequence ATGGCATCGTTTGAAGACAGGTATCCGGACAACGTACCTGGGATGTTTTATGTGGACACCCAGTGCATTGACTGCGACGTTTGCCGTGATACGGCCCCGAACAACTTCACCCGCAACGACGAAGGCGGCTATTCTTATGTTTACAAGCAGCCGGAGACGGACGAAGAACTGGAGCAATGTCAGGAGGCTATGGACGCCTGCCCGGTGGAAGCCATCGGCAATGACGGCATTGTTGAGTAA